The Nitrospirota bacterium genome contains a region encoding:
- a CDS encoding HD domain-containing protein yields the protein MEQGKKIKLIDLMICLSDAMDFIDSSVVDHHKRVAYIAHSMAAEMGLSLAQQKDIVLAGALHDIGAFSLAERRNTLAFEIQHPHRHAENGYALLRLFSPLSVVATMVRFHHVPWDHGTGREFKGQEVPLASHMLHLADRIAVLINRKKEILSQASRICRIIQAGAGRLFHPELVDIFMAMSAKEYFWLDLASPSIQTILSQRLRSAQVGIASKDMLGFSQLFSRIIDFKSPFTATHSSGVAASAEFLAGKLGFSQHDCTAMRIAGYMHDLGKLAVPVEILDKPSGLNRKEFNVVRHHTFYTYRILQPIAALQTINKWAAFHHERLDGSGYPFHLKEKDLPLGSQVMAVADVFTALTEDRPYRRGMKRSDTLRVLDDMSVRSALNGQIVAVLGKHFNDLETVRMTAQTDARTKYQTVTA from the coding sequence ATGGAGCAGGGCAAGAAGATAAAGTTGATTGACCTGATGATCTGCCTGTCCGATGCCATGGACTTTATCGATTCATCGGTTGTCGATCACCATAAGAGGGTGGCCTATATCGCGCATAGCATGGCGGCTGAAATGGGTCTCTCCCTGGCCCAACAGAAGGATATCGTCTTGGCTGGAGCTCTACACGATATCGGTGCCTTCAGCCTCGCCGAGCGAAGAAATACCCTGGCTTTTGAGATACAGCACCCGCACAGACATGCTGAAAACGGTTATGCATTGCTCCGACTCTTTTCCCCTCTTTCGGTCGTGGCCACTATGGTCAGGTTCCATCATGTCCCCTGGGATCATGGAACGGGCAGGGAATTTAAAGGACAGGAAGTTCCCCTTGCCAGTCATATGCTTCATCTGGCTGACCGGATTGCCGTATTGATTAACAGGAAGAAAGAGATCCTCAGTCAGGCGAGCCGGATATGCAGGATCATTCAGGCTGGCGCAGGAAGGCTGTTTCATCCTGAACTGGTGGATATATTCATGGCGATGTCGGCAAAAGAATATTTTTGGCTTGATCTTGCATCTCCCTCGATTCAAACCATATTGTCGCAGAGGCTGCGGTCTGCACAAGTCGGCATCGCCTCAAAGGATATGCTTGGCTTTTCGCAGCTTTTTTCGCGGATCATAGATTTCAAGAGCCCTTTTACGGCCACTCATTCAAGCGGAGTCGCGGCCAGTGCGGAATTTTTGGCGGGCAAACTGGGATTTTCGCAGCATGACTGCACTGCCATGAGGATTGCGGGCTATATGCACGATCTTGGCAAACTTGCGGTTCCCGTGGAGATTCTTGATAAACCTTCCGGACTCAACAGGAAGGAATTTAATGTAGTGCGGCATCATACGTTTTACACCTACAGGATTTTGCAGCCTATCGCAGCGCTGCAGACCATAAATAAATGGGCTGCATTTCATCATGAGCGGCTGGACGGCTCCGGATATCCCTTTCACCTGAAAGAAAAGGACCTCCCCCTGGGATCGCAGGTCATGGCTGTTGCCGATGTATTTACCGCTTTGACGGAAGATCGTCCTTACCGGCGCGGAATGAAGCGGTCCGATACACTTAGGGTTCTTGATGATATGAGCGTGCGATCAGCATTGAACGGTCAGATCGTGGCTGTTCTCGGAAAGCATTTCAACGATCTTGAAACTGTCCGTATGACTGCTCAGACTGATGCAAGAACAAAATACCAGACTGTAACCGCGTGA
- a CDS encoding phosphomannomutase, whose protein sequence is MHPSHTVASSCWKTILSDVENNRQLLSEIERFARENTTPAEVVFGTSGWRGEIGTDYTFNNVRIVTSAIIEMFRSNDGEVVQAMGVKDFDEIKKRGAIVGHDNRFLGPDFAKEVIGLLQKAGIKAWYAGESATPEFSAGIEMLKAACAINLTPSHNPANYAGFKFNPSDGGPAGSEITVKIEMIANRMMAEVSVPETVAPITIEKVDLTSLYLEYIQQRKTIDLQKINKFIAEADCIICIDNVHGSTRGRVQRILGENPKISYLRTVDDFLFGGVAPEPSETNMAGVEKVLAESRAVLKLGVIMDPDGDRIRFSDGTTQIPMNYFGAMALHFLHVHKKFNGVVAKSVGTSNLVNAIAEKLGIPIKETKVGFKNFRPYLLPSSGEKAVVAFEESDGITGYNHTLEKDALFGLLLALEMMAVTGKNLSVYLGEIMDEFGYFYPDRAGISVDKSLIGKPLVEKLSAIAENYPEGASISIAGQRRTVKDLITVDGTKLVFDDGSWLMIRPSGTEPKVRFYIEARTEDGKKAVFETAERMTKEALGMQGYSS, encoded by the coding sequence ATGCACCCTTCACATACAGTTGCTTCATCATGCTGGAAAACAATACTTTCAGATGTAGAGAATAACCGTCAGCTTCTGTCGGAGATCGAAAGGTTCGCGCGTGAAAATACAACGCCGGCAGAGGTCGTATTCGGCACATCAGGTTGGCGCGGCGAGATTGGCACTGATTACACCTTCAACAATGTCCGCATTGTCACGTCTGCGATCATTGAGATGTTCAGATCAAATGATGGTGAGGTCGTACAGGCAATGGGAGTAAAGGACTTCGATGAGATAAAAAAACGGGGAGCCATTGTTGGCCATGACAACCGCTTTCTGGGTCCGGACTTTGCCAAGGAGGTAATCGGCCTTCTCCAGAAGGCAGGCATTAAGGCCTGGTATGCAGGCGAATCTGCAACACCTGAATTCTCTGCAGGCATCGAGATGCTCAAGGCAGCATGCGCCATTAACCTTACCCCATCGCATAATCCTGCAAACTATGCCGGCTTCAAGTTCAATCCCTCTGACGGCGGACCGGCCGGCTCGGAAATAACCGTAAAGATTGAGATGATCGCAAACCGAATGATGGCAGAGGTTTCTGTGCCTGAAACCGTTGCGCCCATTACAATCGAAAAAGTCGACCTAACCTCTCTGTATCTCGAATATATCCAGCAGCGAAAAACGATCGACCTTCAGAAGATAAATAAGTTCATTGCAGAGGCAGACTGTATCATATGCATTGATAATGTCCATGGGTCAACACGCGGCAGGGTGCAGCGCATTCTCGGTGAAAATCCGAAGATCTCGTATCTCAGGACCGTCGACGATTTTCTCTTCGGCGGTGTCGCACCTGAGCCTTCTGAAACAAATATGGCAGGGGTGGAAAAGGTCCTTGCTGAAAGCAGGGCAGTGCTGAAACTCGGCGTAATCATGGACCCTGACGGCGACCGTATTCGTTTCTCTGACGGCACAACACAGATACCCATGAACTATTTCGGCGCAATGGCCCTGCATTTTCTTCATGTCCACAAAAAGTTTAATGGTGTTGTGGCAAAGTCTGTCGGCACAAGCAATCTGGTAAATGCAATCGCAGAAAAGCTCGGCATTCCGATAAAAGAGACTAAAGTCGGTTTCAAGAACTTCAGGCCATATCTTCTGCCGTCTTCAGGAGAAAAGGCAGTAGTTGCATTTGAAGAGTCAGACGGTATTACGGGCTACAACCATACGCTCGAAAAGGATGCCCTCTTCGGCCTTCTCCTAGCACTGGAGATGATGGCGGTCACAGGCAAGAACCTGAGCGTCTACCTCGGGGAGATTATGGATGAATTCGGCTATTTCTATCCTGACCGTGCAGGCATATCGGTCGACAAATCACTTATCGGAAAACCTCTCGTTGAGAAACTCTCCGCGATTGCCGAAAACTATCCTGAAGGCGCGTCCATTTCCATCGCAGGACAGCGTCGCACGGTAAAGGACCTTATAACGGTCGATGGCACCAAGCTGGTTTTCGACGACGGTTCATGGCTGATGATCAGACCCTCAGGAACTGAGCCAAAGGTGAGGTTCTATATCGAGGCACGCACGGAGGATGGCAAAAAAGCGGTCTTCGAAACAGCAGAGCGGATGACAAAAGAAGCCCTCGGGATGCAAGGCTACTCTTCGTAA